The following coding sequences are from one Halomicrobium zhouii window:
- the purL gene encoding phosphoribosylformylglycinamidine synthase subunit PurL: MSLSDADHDLVVAELGREPTPAEAALFENLWSEHCAYRSSRPLLSAFDSEGDQVVVGPGDDAAVVALPDHGDGDGETYITMGVESHNHPSYVDPFDGAATGVGGIVRDTLSMGAYPIALADSLYFGDFDREHSRYLMEGVVEGISHYGNCIGVPTVTGSTAFHDDYEGNPLVNVACIGLIDDPERMVTAEAQEPGNKLVLVGNSTGRDGLGGASFASEDLAEDAETEDRPAVQVGDPYTEKLLVEANEALLDEDLVESARDLGAAGLGGASSEMVAKGGLGADIELSNVHEREPNMNAMEYLLAESQERMCYEVEPENVDRVREVAERFDLGCSVIGEVTDGTYRCTFEGETVVDVDAHFLGEGAPMNDLPMVEPAEQERDLPEDVDLTEAFEAVVGSPNTASKRWVYRQYDHEVQVRTSVLPGDDAAVLAVREANTGLAFSSGADPNWTDAAPYEGARAVALENATNVAAKGAEPLAAVDCLNGGNPEKPEVYGAFKDIVDGLADMCSTLDVPVVGGNVSLYNDSVAGPIPPTPTLALAGTKQGYDAPPMGLSGEGTLLLVAARALEGDAEPRLGGSEYLAQFGGTDRFPELPADPAGLVATIADVANEANTLATHDLSHGGLAVGLAEMVTEGAGADVAIDAPNKGSAAELLFGEQAGRVIVETTDPQAVRQAFDGVAPVYDLGEADDSGTLDVTVNGESLAYDAAAIAELRDVFERELA, translated from the coding sequence ATGAGCCTGTCCGACGCAGACCACGACCTCGTGGTAGCCGAACTCGGCCGGGAGCCGACGCCCGCCGAGGCGGCTCTCTTCGAGAACCTCTGGAGCGAGCACTGTGCCTACCGGTCCTCGCGGCCGCTGCTCTCGGCCTTCGACTCCGAGGGCGACCAGGTCGTCGTCGGGCCCGGGGACGACGCCGCCGTCGTCGCCCTCCCGGACCACGGCGACGGGGACGGCGAGACGTACATCACGATGGGAGTCGAGAGCCACAACCACCCCTCCTACGTCGACCCGTTCGACGGCGCAGCGACGGGCGTCGGCGGCATCGTCCGCGACACGCTGTCGATGGGCGCCTACCCCATCGCGCTCGCGGACTCGCTGTACTTCGGCGACTTCGACCGTGAACACTCTCGCTACCTCATGGAGGGCGTCGTCGAGGGGATCAGCCACTACGGCAACTGCATCGGCGTCCCGACGGTGACGGGAAGCACCGCCTTCCACGACGATTACGAGGGGAACCCCCTCGTCAACGTGGCCTGCATCGGTCTCATCGACGACCCCGAGCGCATGGTCACGGCCGAGGCCCAGGAGCCCGGCAACAAGCTCGTCCTCGTCGGCAACTCGACGGGGCGTGACGGCCTCGGCGGGGCGTCCTTCGCCAGCGAGGACCTCGCCGAAGACGCAGAGACGGAGGACCGCCCGGCCGTCCAGGTCGGGGACCCCTACACCGAGAAACTCCTCGTCGAGGCCAACGAGGCGCTCCTCGACGAGGACCTGGTCGAGTCGGCCCGTGACCTCGGCGCCGCGGGCCTCGGCGGCGCGAGCTCCGAGATGGTCGCCAAGGGCGGCCTCGGCGCCGATATCGAGCTCTCGAACGTCCACGAACGGGAGCCGAACATGAACGCCATGGAGTACCTGCTCGCCGAGAGCCAGGAGCGGATGTGTTACGAGGTCGAACCGGAGAATGTCGACCGCGTGCGCGAAGTCGCCGAGCGCTTCGACCTGGGCTGTTCGGTCATCGGCGAGGTCACCGACGGCACCTACCGGTGTACGTTCGAGGGCGAGACGGTCGTCGACGTCGACGCCCACTTCCTCGGTGAAGGTGCCCCGATGAACGACCTCCCGATGGTCGAACCGGCGGAACAGGAGCGCGACCTGCCGGAGGACGTCGACCTCACGGAAGCGTTCGAGGCCGTCGTCGGCAGTCCCAACACCGCCTCCAAGCGCTGGGTGTACCGACAGTACGACCATGAGGTCCAGGTCCGGACGTCGGTGCTGCCGGGCGACGATGCGGCCGTGCTCGCGGTTCGGGAGGCCAACACTGGGCTCGCCTTCTCCTCCGGTGCCGACCCTAACTGGACCGACGCCGCGCCGTACGAGGGCGCCCGCGCCGTCGCACTGGAGAACGCGACGAACGTCGCCGCGAAGGGCGCCGAGCCGCTGGCCGCCGTCGACTGCCTCAACGGCGGCAACCCCGAGAAACCGGAAGTGTACGGCGCGTTCAAGGACATCGTCGACGGCCTGGCGGACATGTGCTCGACGCTCGACGTCCCTGTCGTGGGTGGTAACGTCTCGCTGTACAACGACTCCGTCGCCGGTCCCATCCCGCCGACGCCGACGCTCGCGCTCGCCGGGACGAAGCAGGGGTACGACGCACCCCCGATGGGCCTCTCCGGTGAGGGAACGCTCCTGCTGGTCGCCGCTCGCGCGCTCGAGGGCGACGCCGAACCCCGCCTCGGTGGGTCCGAGTACCTCGCCCAGTTCGGCGGGACGGATCGCTTCCCGGAACTGCCCGCGGACCCTGCCGGCCTCGTCGCCACTATCGCCGACGTCGCGAACGAGGCGAACACGCTGGCGACCCACGACCTGAGCCACGGCGGGCTCGCCGTCGGACTGGCGGAGATGGTCACCGAGGGCGCCGGCGCGGACGTCGCCATCGACGCGCCGAACAAAGGGAGCGCCGCCGAGTTGCTGTTCGGCGAACAGGCCGGGCGCGTGATCGTCGAGACGACGGATCCGCAGGCTGTCCGGCAGGCCTTCGACGGCGTCGCGCCGGTGTACGACCTGGGCGAGGCCGACGACTCCGGTACGCTCGACGTGACCGTCAACGGCGAATCGCTGGCTTACGACGCGGCTGCAATCGCCGAACTTCGTGACGTCTTCGAGCGCGAGCTGGCGTAG
- a CDS encoding DUF7331 family protein, whose product MTSNDDAPSGPGAPVRQSESGDSYVAYETEDGAFVIRDESQPEAWIRSDTVVGLSADGA is encoded by the coding sequence ATGACCTCAAACGACGACGCCCCCAGCGGACCCGGGGCCCCAGTCCGTCAGTCGGAGAGCGGCGACAGCTACGTCGCCTACGAGACCGAGGACGGCGCCTTCGTCATCCGCGACGAGTCCCAGCCCGAGGCGTGGATCCGCTCGGACACGGTGGTGGGCCTCTCCGCGGACGGCGCGTGA
- a CDS encoding CehA/McbA family metallohydrolase, producing MLSVELHAHSALSYDGRDPVELLLEQAAAVGLDALAITDHDEIDASLEAAELAPEYGLVGIPGMEVTSRAGHVLALGIHEAIPAGLPFHETLAAIRDQGGIAVVPHPFQESRSGVLANISKEDLADADAIEVYNSRLLTGRANRQAARYARRRSLPMTAGSDAHISEMVGQAVTLVDAEASSADAILDAVADGQTTVEGKRTPWRISFRQAAGGAKRRARNWLTQFLA from the coding sequence GTGCTATCGGTCGAGCTTCACGCCCACTCCGCGCTGTCGTACGACGGCCGCGACCCGGTCGAACTCCTGCTCGAACAGGCGGCGGCCGTCGGGCTCGACGCGCTGGCGATCACCGACCACGACGAGATCGACGCGAGCCTCGAAGCGGCCGAACTGGCCCCGGAGTACGGGCTGGTCGGCATCCCGGGGATGGAGGTGACCAGTCGCGCCGGCCACGTGCTCGCGCTCGGCATCCACGAGGCGATCCCTGCCGGTCTCCCGTTTCACGAGACGCTCGCCGCCATCCGCGACCAGGGCGGGATCGCCGTCGTTCCTCACCCGTTCCAGGAGTCCCGCAGCGGCGTCCTCGCGAACATCTCGAAGGAAGACCTCGCCGACGCGGACGCCATCGAGGTGTACAACTCCAGGTTACTGACCGGCCGGGCGAACCGCCAGGCTGCCCGGTACGCCCGCCGACGTAGCCTGCCGATGACCGCCGGCAGCGACGCCCACATCAGCGAGATGGTCGGCCAGGCCGTCACCCTGGTCGACGCCGAAGCGTCGTCGGCAGACGCGATTCTCGACGCGGTCGCCGACGGACAGACGACAGTGGAGGGAAAGCGGACGCCGTGGCGCATCAGCTTCCGGCAGGCGGCCGGCGGGGCGAAACGGCGCGCCAGAAACTGGCTCACGCAGTTCCTCGCATGA
- a CDS encoding asparagine synthase C-terminal domain-containing protein, whose protein sequence is MDGADPAVVRRALSDRDPLSGTDGFAGELDGALVRDVLGRYPAFYEREAGDPAASGDWSFDPTELTDPESVPAGHRVDASRSEQVLSLPDPSPCPDDAAAVAAVRDAVSESVDAVSTDGLAIAFSGGLDSAILAARLDAPLYVAGFPDSHDVEAARSAAELLDADLTVVELTHDDLVDAVPRIARATGRTNAMDVQIALGLFLAADRAAGDGFDRLAVGQGADELFGGYAKVAKAPDDPRVDADTVRGARREVVLGLPDQLERDVLTLRAAGVEPVAPLLHDSVVEAALELPGDLLVASDGTRKVALRRAAREWLPDEIAERDKKAVQYGSLVSRELDRLARQAGFKRRMDDHVGKYVASLL, encoded by the coding sequence ATGGACGGCGCCGACCCAGCAGTCGTGCGTCGCGCGCTCTCCGACAGAGACCCGCTGTCGGGTACGGACGGCTTCGCCGGCGAACTGGACGGCGCGCTCGTCCGCGACGTCCTCGGCCGCTATCCGGCGTTCTACGAGCGCGAAGCGGGAGACCCGGCCGCTTCGGGCGACTGGAGTTTCGACCCGACCGAGTTGACCGACCCGGAGAGCGTTCCCGCTGGACATCGCGTGGACGCGTCCAGGAGCGAGCAGGTGCTCTCGCTCCCCGACCCATCGCCGTGTCCGGACGACGCAGCAGCCGTCGCGGCGGTCCGCGACGCCGTCTCGGAGAGCGTCGACGCCGTCTCGACGGACGGCCTCGCGATCGCGTTCTCCGGCGGCCTCGACTCGGCGATTCTGGCCGCCCGACTGGACGCGCCGCTGTACGTCGCCGGGTTCCCGGACAGCCACGACGTCGAGGCGGCTCGATCCGCAGCCGAACTGCTGGACGCGGACCTGACCGTCGTCGAACTCACCCACGACGACCTCGTGGATGCGGTCCCGCGAATCGCCCGCGCCACCGGCCGGACCAACGCGATGGACGTCCAGATAGCGCTGGGCCTGTTCCTGGCCGCGGACCGGGCCGCCGGCGACGGGTTCGACCGCCTCGCCGTCGGGCAGGGCGCCGACGAACTGTTCGGCGGCTACGCGAAGGTCGCCAAAGCGCCCGACGACCCCCGCGTCGACGCCGACACCGTTCGTGGCGCGCGACGCGAGGTCGTGCTGGGGCTCCCCGACCAGCTGGAACGGGACGTGCTCACGTTACGGGCCGCGGGCGTCGAACCGGTCGCGCCGCTGCTCCACGATTCAGTGGTCGAGGCGGCACTCGAACTCCCGGGCGACCTGCTCGTTGCCAGTGACGGAACCCGAAAGGTCGCGCTCCGGCGGGCAGCGCGCGAGTGGCTTCCGGACGAAATCGCCGAGCGCGACAAGAAGGCGGTCCAGTACGGGAGCCTGGTCTCCCGAGAACTGGACCGACTTGCCCGTCAGGCCGGGTTCAAACGCCGGATGGACGACCACGTCGGCAAGTACGTGGCGTCGCTGCTGTAG
- a CDS encoding NUDIX hydrolase translates to METTRHFTATVYVVHPSDSGDAVALHEHDKHGLWLAPGGHVERDELPHEAGLREVREELGFEVELVADRDDVESETTRSLPQPTHVQLADINVTDEGIGHQHIDLIYYAEAPHRDIDPEPGEQPADHWEWVTNAELADREEIPSDVTEIGRRAIRTVAQQ, encoded by the coding sequence ATGGAGACGACGCGCCATTTTACCGCGACCGTCTACGTCGTACATCCGAGCGACAGCGGTGACGCGGTCGCCCTGCACGAACACGACAAGCACGGGCTCTGGCTCGCCCCGGGCGGCCACGTCGAACGCGACGAACTCCCCCACGAGGCCGGCCTCCGCGAGGTTCGGGAAGAACTCGGCTTCGAGGTGGAACTCGTCGCCGACCGGGACGACGTCGAGAGCGAAACCACCCGGTCGCTCCCCCAGCCCACCCACGTGCAACTGGCCGACATCAACGTCACTGACGAGGGAATCGGCCACCAGCATATCGACCTGATCTACTACGCCGAGGCTCCACACCGTGACATCGACCCGGAACCCGGCGAACAGCCGGCCGATCACTGGGAGTGGGTCACGAACGCGGAACTGGCGGACCGCGAAGAGATCCCGTCCGACGTGACCGAGATCGGACGGCGGGCCATCCGGACTGTCGCCCAGCAATAG
- a CDS encoding transcription initiation factor IIB, translated as MTDTTIRRYTSEEEDDEESRADETQGEQMVCPECSGNLVSDGERGETVCEDCGLVVDEDEIDPGPEWRAFDAAEKDQKSRVGAPTTNMMHDKGLSTNIGWQDKDAYGNSLSSRQREKMQRLRTWNERFRTRDSKERNLKQALGEIDRMASALGLPENVRETASVIYRRALDDDLLPGRSIEGVATSSLYAAARQAGTPRSLDELTAVSRVEKDEIARTYRYVIRELGLEIQPADPESYVPRFASDLDLSEEVERRARQLLQNAKAEGVHSGKSPVGLAAAAVYAASLLTNEKVTQSQVSDVANISEVTIRNRYHELLETEEDIQAV; from the coding sequence ATGACAGACACTACCATCCGGCGTTATACGAGCGAGGAGGAGGACGACGAGGAGAGCCGAGCGGACGAGACGCAGGGAGAGCAGATGGTCTGTCCGGAATGTAGCGGGAATCTCGTTTCGGACGGGGAGCGTGGCGAGACCGTGTGTGAGGACTGCGGGCTCGTCGTCGACGAGGACGAGATCGACCCCGGGCCGGAGTGGCGCGCCTTCGACGCCGCCGAGAAAGATCAGAAGTCTCGCGTCGGTGCCCCCACGACGAACATGATGCACGACAAGGGCCTGTCGACCAACATCGGCTGGCAGGACAAGGACGCCTACGGCAACTCCCTGTCCTCGCGCCAGCGCGAGAAGATGCAGCGACTGCGTACCTGGAACGAGCGCTTCCGGACCCGCGACTCCAAGGAGCGCAACCTCAAGCAGGCGCTCGGCGAGATCGACCGCATGGCGAGCGCCCTCGGCCTGCCCGAGAACGTTCGCGAGACCGCCTCCGTCATCTACCGCCGCGCGCTCGACGACGACCTGCTTCCCGGCCGCTCCATCGAGGGCGTGGCGACGTCGTCGCTCTACGCCGCCGCGCGACAGGCGGGCACGCCCCGGTCGCTCGACGAGTTGACGGCCGTCTCCCGCGTGGAGAAAGACGAGATCGCCCGCACGTACCGGTACGTCATCCGCGAACTCGGCCTCGAGATCCAGCCAGCTGACCCGGAGAGCTACGTCCCCCGCTTCGCCAGCGATCTGGACCTCTCCGAGGAGGTGGAACGCCGCGCCCGACAGCTCCTCCAGAACGCCAAGGCCGAGGGCGTCCACTCCGGCAAGTCCCCCGTCGGCCTCGCTGCCGCGGCGGTGTACGCCGCCTCGCTGCTCACCAACGAGAAGGTGACCCAGAGCCAGGTCAGCGACGTCGCGAACATCTCGGAAGTGACCATCCGCAACCGGTACCACGAGCTGCTCGAGACGGAAGAGGACATCCAGGCGGTCTGA
- the gatC gene encoding Asp-tRNA(Asn)/Glu-tRNA(Gln) amidotransferase subunit GatC, with translation MSDDAVDPEDVRHVADLARVDLDDEEVDRFTDQFADILESFDRLDAVPEVDREEELANVMRPDEPHDCLSQEEALRNAPESEEGHFKGPKVS, from the coding sequence ATGAGCGACGACGCCGTCGACCCGGAGGACGTCCGCCACGTCGCGGACCTGGCCCGGGTCGACCTCGACGACGAGGAGGTCGACCGGTTCACCGACCAGTTCGCCGACATCCTCGAATCGTTCGACCGCCTCGACGCGGTCCCAGAAGTCGACCGGGAGGAGGAACTGGCGAACGTGATGCGACCGGACGAACCGCACGACTGCCTCAGCCAGGAGGAGGCGCTCCGGAACGCGCCCGAGTCCGAGGAGGGCCACTTCAAGGGCCCGAAGGTGTCCTGA
- the gatA gene encoding Asp-tRNA(Asn)/Glu-tRNA(Gln) amidotransferase subunit GatA: MATDPADAVDVGDETDDATDYNGYVTTTEIAGDDDGPLAGKTIAVKDNISTEGVRTTCGSAMLADYVPPYDATVVERLKQAGATITGKTNMDEFGMGSTTETSAFGPTDNPAAPGHVPGGSSGGSAAVVAAGDADLALGTDTGGSVRNPAAFCGVVGIKPTYGLVSRYGLVAYANSLEQIGPIAPSVEEAAELLEVVAGPDPNDATTEDATDHGTDYDFAAAADGDVDGLSIGVPTELVEPADEAVTDSFWSAIDDLESQGASYHDVDLPSVEHAVEAYYVIAMSEASSNLARFDGVRYGYSSDSDGNWNEAFAETREEGFGKEVKRRVVLGTYALSAGYHDKYYKQAQDARAWVKQDFDESLSDADVLAAPTMPVPPMERGENLEDPMALYLADANTTPVNLADLPAISVPIEETSDGLPVGMQFVGPAFGEKAIIRAGSALA; this comes from the coding sequence ATGGCGACGGATCCAGCCGACGCCGTCGACGTGGGCGACGAAACGGACGACGCCACCGACTACAACGGCTACGTCACCACGACGGAGATAGCCGGCGACGACGACGGACCGCTCGCCGGGAAGACGATCGCTGTCAAGGACAACATCTCCACCGAGGGCGTCCGGACGACCTGTGGCTCCGCGATGCTGGCGGACTACGTCCCGCCGTACGACGCCACCGTCGTCGAGCGCCTGAAGCAGGCCGGCGCGACCATCACCGGCAAGACGAACATGGACGAGTTCGGGATGGGCAGCACGACCGAGACCTCGGCGTTCGGCCCGACCGACAACCCCGCGGCGCCGGGACACGTCCCCGGAGGGTCCTCCGGTGGGTCGGCCGCCGTCGTCGCCGCCGGTGACGCCGACCTCGCGCTGGGGACCGACACCGGTGGGTCGGTCCGGAACCCCGCCGCCTTCTGCGGCGTCGTCGGCATCAAACCGACGTACGGCCTGGTTTCGCGCTACGGCCTGGTCGCCTACGCCAACAGTCTCGAGCAGATCGGTCCCATCGCCCCCAGCGTCGAGGAGGCCGCCGAACTGCTGGAGGTCGTCGCCGGGCCCGACCCGAACGACGCGACGACCGAAGACGCGACCGACCACGGCACCGACTACGACTTCGCCGCCGCCGCGGACGGCGACGTCGACGGCCTCTCAATCGGCGTCCCGACGGAACTGGTCGAACCCGCCGACGAGGCGGTCACCGACTCGTTCTGGTCGGCCATCGACGACCTCGAATCCCAGGGCGCGTCCTACCACGACGTCGACCTTCCCTCCGTCGAGCACGCCGTCGAGGCCTACTACGTCATCGCGATGTCCGAGGCGTCCTCGAACCTCGCCCGCTTCGACGGCGTCCGCTACGGCTACTCCAGTGATTCGGACGGGAACTGGAACGAGGCCTTCGCCGAGACGCGCGAGGAGGGCTTCGGCAAGGAGGTCAAGCGCCGCGTCGTCCTCGGCACGTACGCCCTCTCCGCGGGCTACCACGACAAGTACTACAAGCAGGCCCAGGACGCCCGCGCCTGGGTCAAGCAGGACTTCGACGAGTCCCTCTCGGACGCGGACGTGCTCGCCGCGCCGACGATGCCCGTCCCGCCGATGGAGCGGGGCGAGAACCTCGAGGACCCGATGGCGCTGTACCTCGCCGACGCCAACACGACGCCGGTTAACCTCGCCGACCTGCCCGCCATCTCGGTCCCCATCGAGGAGACCAGCGACGGCCTCCCGGTCGGGATGCAGTTCGTCGGCCCTGCCTTCGGCGAGAAGGCGATTATCCGCGCCGGCAGCGCACTCGCGTAG
- a CDS encoding M48 family metallopeptidase, with amino-acid sequence MALRHRSSLRRHLRLVALLAVLVAFDVVAVVAAYVLGHLFFAVMMATQFNPDLAAATLAMDVVPLDLFVLLGTPAVLVAQSVFGYRKTLRHVETIDASADDAPVDEARVAALEGRVTKLAHTASMSPPSVSVVPDETPNSFVVSRPGKRTLFVTTGLLDTFDDDVLDGDELDAILAHELAHLDNGDAFVMTAAAFLPTATRRVVRSFGTELGDGWLSARLRGEDAEWRWRDVVHGYNTLRNLLFVVVLVPVAGVIYFASSGCYRLLSRVREYGADAGGVAICGSPAALASALETLTGDRRPEADLRTATPGIRELCILPYAVGESTSPDDGDADRFDRIAARWDRFCERTLPSSHPEPDERIAALRDR; translated from the coding sequence ATGGCCCTGCGTCACCGATCCTCGCTCCGACGTCACCTCCGCCTCGTCGCCCTCCTCGCCGTCCTCGTCGCTTTCGACGTCGTCGCGGTCGTCGCCGCGTACGTGCTCGGACACCTCTTTTTCGCCGTCATGATGGCGACGCAGTTCAATCCCGACCTGGCTGCCGCGACGCTCGCGATGGACGTCGTCCCGCTCGACCTGTTCGTCCTCCTCGGGACGCCCGCCGTCCTGGTCGCCCAGTCCGTGTTCGGCTACCGGAAGACACTGCGTCACGTCGAGACGATCGACGCATCGGCTGACGACGCGCCCGTGGACGAAGCGCGGGTCGCCGCGCTCGAAGGACGCGTCACGAAGTTAGCGCACACGGCCAGCATGTCGCCCCCGAGCGTCTCCGTCGTCCCCGACGAGACGCCGAACAGCTTCGTCGTCAGTCGCCCTGGCAAGCGGACGCTGTTCGTGACGACGGGCCTCCTCGACACATTCGACGACGACGTCCTCGACGGCGACGAACTCGACGCCATACTGGCCCACGAACTCGCGCACCTCGACAACGGCGACGCGTTCGTGATGACGGCCGCAGCGTTCCTCCCGACGGCAACGCGCCGAGTCGTCCGCTCGTTCGGAACCGAACTAGGCGACGGATGGTTGAGCGCCAGACTCCGCGGCGAGGACGCCGAGTGGCGGTGGCGAGACGTGGTTCACGGCTACAATACGCTCAGGAACCTGCTGTTCGTGGTCGTCCTCGTACCGGTCGCGGGCGTCATCTACTTCGCCAGCTCGGGCTGCTATCGCCTCCTCTCCCGCGTTCGAGAGTACGGGGCCGACGCCGGTGGGGTCGCCATCTGCGGGTCGCCCGCGGCGCTGGCGAGCGCGCTCGAGACCCTGACCGGAGACCGTCGGCCGGAGGCCGACCTGCGGACTGCGACGCCCGGCATCAGGGAACTGTGTATCCTCCCGTACGCGGTCGGTGAATCCACGAGCCCCGACGACGGCGACGCGGACCGGTTCGACCGCATCGCCGCCCGCTGGGACCGGTTCTGCGAACGGACCCTTCCGAGTTCCCATCCAGAACCCGACGAACGGATCGCCGCGCTCCGGGACCGATAG
- a CDS encoding DUF5783 family protein, whose protein sequence is MTTFDPEKFEDKYVHYMDELQTAYHDAYQHFHGRYDSSLLRAIDRQVLDGSEPFYEGDGEFRVELPENPRERVGDLSVSDERFDDVLREFTEQIEVELRRVFGFEEE, encoded by the coding sequence ATGACGACCTTCGACCCCGAGAAGTTCGAGGACAAGTACGTCCACTACATGGACGAACTCCAGACCGCCTACCACGACGCCTACCAGCACTTCCACGGGCGGTACGACTCCTCACTTCTGAGGGCCATCGACCGACAGGTGCTCGACGGGAGCGAGCCGTTCTACGAAGGGGACGGCGAGTTCCGCGTCGAACTTCCCGAGAATCCCCGTGAGCGAGTCGGCGACCTCTCCGTCAGCGACGAGCGATTCGACGACGTCCTCCGGGAGTTCACCGAGCAAATCGAGGTCGAGTTGCGACGCGTCTTCGGGTTCGAAGAGGAGTGA
- a CDS encoding four-helix bundle copper-binding protein: MSLAETVSKIDRLNDDQRECIENCNEATEVCEWCADECLGDADMEECARLCRDVADIASLHARFMARGSDYSSDLAETCAEACEACAEECSQHDANHCQVCADVLQDCAESCRRMAGA; the protein is encoded by the coding sequence ATGTCCTTGGCAGAGACGGTCTCCAAAATCGACCGACTGAACGACGACCAGCGCGAGTGTATCGAGAACTGCAACGAGGCCACAGAGGTGTGCGAGTGGTGCGCCGACGAGTGTCTCGGCGACGCCGATATGGAGGAGTGCGCCCGCCTCTGTCGCGACGTCGCCGACATCGCGTCGCTGCACGCCCGGTTCATGGCTCGCGGGTCGGACTACAGCAGCGACCTCGCGGAGACCTGCGCCGAGGCCTGTGAGGCCTGCGCCGAAGAGTGCAGCCAGCACGATGCGAATCACTGCCAGGTCTGTGCCGACGTCCTCCAGGACTGCGCCGAGAGTTGCCGGAGGATGGCAGGCGCGTAA
- the glmU gene encoding bifunctional sugar-1-phosphate nucleotidylyltransferase/acetyltransferase codes for MQAVILAAGEGTRMRPLTESTPKPMLPVADRPLVAHTVDAAVDAGVTDLVLVVGYEAEEVRGYFGDEYRGVPVDYAVQEEQLGTAHAVRSAREHLEGAFIVLNGDDLYDDESVAELVEAGERGPVVGTYRVDDPTSYGVFELEDDVVTGIVEKPADPPSDLVNVGAYVFPAEARDWLDVEMSERGEYEITDVLARVIDERSVGTVEVDRWLGCGRPWELLEANEWKIGELDRRIDGEVRGDAELRGDVVVEAGATVEHGVVIEGPVLVRAGAEIGPNAYVRGATLLGEDTHVGHGVEIKNSVVRAGSAVPHVSYVGDSVLGKDVNFGAGTQVANLRHDDATVSHTVKGERVSTGRRKFGVVAGDGVKTGINTSINPGVTLSTGAVSRPGESVTRDR; via the coding sequence ATGCAAGCAGTCATCCTCGCCGCGGGTGAGGGAACCAGGATGCGGCCGCTGACGGAGTCGACGCCGAAACCGATGCTGCCCGTCGCGGACCGACCGCTGGTCGCGCACACGGTCGACGCCGCCGTCGACGCCGGCGTCACGGACCTGGTCCTGGTCGTCGGCTACGAGGCGGAGGAGGTCCGGGGCTACTTCGGCGACGAGTACCGGGGCGTCCCCGTCGACTACGCCGTCCAGGAGGAGCAACTCGGGACCGCACACGCCGTCCGGTCGGCTCGCGAACACCTCGAGGGAGCGTTCATCGTCCTCAACGGCGACGACCTCTACGACGACGAGAGCGTGGCCGAACTCGTCGAGGCCGGTGAGCGCGGGCCCGTAGTGGGGACCTATCGGGTCGACGACCCGACGAGCTACGGCGTGTTCGAACTCGAGGACGACGTCGTCACCGGCATCGTCGAGAAGCCCGCCGACCCGCCGAGTGACCTGGTCAACGTCGGCGCCTACGTCTTCCCCGCCGAAGCCAGAGACTGGCTGGACGTCGAGATGAGCGAACGCGGCGAGTACGAGATCACCGACGTCCTCGCGCGCGTCATCGACGAGCGCTCCGTCGGGACGGTCGAAGTCGACCGCTGGCTCGGCTGCGGGCGGCCCTGGGAACTGCTGGAGGCCAACGAGTGGAAGATCGGGGAACTCGACCGTCGCATCGACGGCGAGGTCCGCGGCGACGCGGAACTGCGCGGCGACGTCGTCGTCGAAGCGGGGGCGACTGTCGAACACGGCGTCGTTATCGAGGGCCCGGTGCTCGTCCGCGCGGGCGCCGAAATCGGACCGAACGCCTACGTCCGGGGCGCAACGCTGCTCGGCGAGGATACCCACGTCGGCCACGGCGTCGAGATAAAGAACTCGGTCGTCCGCGCGGGGTCGGCCGTCCCGCACGTCTCCTACGTCGGCGACAGCGTGCTCGGGAAAGACGTCAACTTCGGCGCCGGGACGCAGGTGGCGAACCTGCGACACGACGACGCCACCGTCTCCCACACCGTCAAGGGTGAACGCGTCTCGACCGGTCGCCGAAAGTTCGGCGTCGTCGCGGGCGACGGCGTCAAGACCGGCATCAACACCAGCATCAACCCCGGTGTGACGCTGTCGACCGGCGCTGTGTCCAGGCCCGGCGAATCGGTCACTCGCGACCGCTGA
- a CDS encoding DUF7576 family protein, with the protein MVDPTSDLNEDVDDADAPTCATCGATVAMESTHRVTTSVEDGAVETVHFCDDDCRDSWDADGL; encoded by the coding sequence ATGGTAGATCCGACTTCGGACCTCAACGAGGACGTCGACGACGCCGACGCGCCGACGTGTGCGACGTGCGGGGCGACGGTCGCGATGGAATCGACCCACCGGGTGACCACCAGCGTCGAAGACGGCGCAGTGGAGACGGTGCACTTCTGCGACGACGACTGTCGCGATAGCTGGGACGCCGACGGCCTCTAG